A DNA window from Fragaria vesca subsp. vesca linkage group LG3, FraVesHawaii_1.0, whole genome shotgun sequence contains the following coding sequences:
- the LOC101301468 gene encoding putative phospholipid:diacylglycerol acyltransferase 2-like, whose product MAASILRLCKLCYAQPVSFSAFCFQSSETNNQDEAGAETPKLDYEVKEKQRIKNKNKRQPKERRCIHYCCWMIGFTCTSWWLLLFLYNILPPAFTGFQVPESPGTRLRREGVSPLHPVVMVPGIVTGGLELWEGRPCAEGLFRKRLWGGSFSEIFKRPMCVLEHLSLDNETGLDPPGIRVRAVSGLAAADYFAPGYFVWAVLIKNLAKIGYEGKNIHMAAYDWRLSFQNTEIRDQALSRLKSKIELMYAINGNKKVIVVPHSMGSIYFLHFMKWVETPPPMGGGGGPSWCATHIKAIVNIGPAFLGVPKAVSSIFSAEGKDVAYIRAMAPVVLESEILGLQTFEHVMRVSRSWDSLISLLPKGGETIWGNLDWSPEDGHSCDLTKKKYLHSTAGDTNYNNSNGNIIFQVKEPMKYGRIISFGKESSELPSSDLPGHDIKELLHRDFPTNFNSSCGEVWTEYDEVSRESIRKIAENKAYTVQTLYDLLRFVAPKMMRRAEAHFSHGIADNLDNPKYDHYKYWSNPLETKLPVAPDLEIYCLYGVGLPTERSYIYKTSPDKCKSIPFRIDSSADGETGSCLKNGAHFVDGDDTVPVVSAGYMCAKGWRGKTRFNPSGIATYVREYRHKRPGSLLEGRGTESGAHVDIMGNVALIEDVLRIAAGATGAQIGGDRIYSDIMRMSERISLQLIG is encoded by the exons ATGGCTGCTTCTATTCTTCGGCTTTGCAAGCTGTGCTATGCTCAGCCTGTGAGTTTTTCGGCATTCTGCTTTCAGTCCTCTGAAACCAACAACCAGGATGAGGCTGGTGCTGAAACCCCGAAGTTGGATTATGAAGTGAAAGAGAAGCAGAGGATCAAGAACAAGAACAAGAGGCAACCAAAGGAGAGGAGGTGCATACATTACTGTTGTTGGATGATTGGGTTCACTTGTACAAGTTGGTGGCTTCTGTTGTTTTTGTACAACATCTTGCCGCCTGCATTTACTGGTTTTCAAGTGCCTGAGTCGCCTGGAACCAGACTAAGGCGCGAAGGTGTAAGTCCGCTTCACCCGGTTGTTATGGTCCCTGGCATTGTAACCGGTGGCCTAGAGCTCTGGGAGGGCAGGCCTTGTGCTGAAGGCCTTTTCAGGAAGCGACTTTGGGGTGGTAGTTTCTCAGAGATCTTCAAAAG GCCTATGTGTGTGTTGGAGCATCTATCACTGGATAATGAAACAGGGCTGGACCCTCCAGGAATTCGAGTCAGAGCAGTTAGCGGACTTGCTGCAGCTGACTATTTTGCTCCTGGCTACTTTGTTTGGGCTGTCCTTATTAAGAATTTGGCGAAAATTGGTTATGAAGGGAAGAACATACATATGGCTGCCTATGATTGGAGGCTTTCTTTCCAGAACACTGAG ATTCGAGACCAAGCACTTAGTAGATTGAAGAGTAAAATTGAGCTTATGTATGCAATCAATGGCAATAAGAAAGTGATTGTGGTGCCTCATTCTATGGGGAGTATTTATTTTCTCCACTTCATGAAATGGGTTGAGACACCTCCTCCTATGGGAGGTGGTGGTGGTCCAAGTTGGTGTGCCACACACATCAAAGCAATCGTGAATATCGGTCCAGCATTTCTTGGTGTTCCAAAAGCAGTTAGTAGTATATTTTCTGCTGAGGGTAAAGATGTTGCTTACATCAG AGCTATGGCTCCTGTTGTTTTAGAATCTGAAATTCTTGGGCTTCAAACCTTTGAACATGTCATGCGGGTATCTCGAAGCTGGGATTCCTTGATTTCCTTGCTGCCAAAAGGCGGAGAAACCATTTGGGGCAACTTGGATTGGTCTCCTGAAGATGGGCATAGCTGTGACTTGACAAAGAAGAAATATCTGCATTCCACTGCTGGTGACACCAATTACAACAACAGCAATGGAAATATAATTTTCCAAGTAAAAGAACCTATGAAGTATGGAAGAATAATCTCATTTGGCAAGGAATCATCAGAATTACCCTCTTCAGATCTTCCTGGTCATGATATAAAG GAACTTCTGCACAGGGATTTTCCTACCAATTTCAACTCATCATGTGGAGAGGTGTGGACTGAATATGATGAGGTGAGCAGGGAAAGCATAAGAAAAATTGCAGAAAATAAGGCTTACACAGTTCAAACCCTTTATGATCTGCTACGGTTTGTGGCTCCAAAAATGATGCGACGGGCTGAGGCTCACTTCTCTCATGGGATAGCTGATAATCTTGATAATCCTAAATATGACCATTACAAGTACTGGTCCAATCCACTCGAGACCAA GTTACCTGTTGCTCCAGATTTGGAAATATACTGTTTATATGGTGTTGGACTCCCAACTGAAAGATCATACATATACAAGACGTCTCCTGACAAGTGCAAGAGCATCCCATTCCGTATTGATAGCTCAGCAGATGGAGAGACGGGAAGTTGTCTTAAAAATGGAGCACATTTTGTTGACGGTGATGATACTGTGCCTGTAGTGAGTGCTGGATACATGTGTGCCAAAGGGTGGAGAGGAAAAACCAGGTTCAACCCTTCCGGTATTGCTACCTATGTAAGGGAATACAGGCACAAGCGACCTGGTAGTTTGCTTGAGGGAAGGGGTACAGAGAGTGGTGCACATGTTGACATCATGGGAAATGTGGCATTAATCGAAGATGTCCTACGCATTGCTGCCGGAGCCACTGGTGCACAGATTGGAGGTGATAGGATCTACTCAGATATTATGAGAATGTCTGAGAGAATAAGTCTTCAGCTGATTGGATGA